The window TCGAAGAGGGCTGGAACCGTGGGTTGCGGGCTGCCGCGCGTACGCCGTGGGGCGAGATCGCTGTCTACGTCGTCCACCTGCCCTCGGTCCGTGTCCGGCTGACCGGCTTCGACTCGGGTTGGCGGGACGAGAGCGCCGGACTGCTGGGCACGGCCATCGCCGCCGAGAAGCTGGACAAGGTGATCCTGCTCGGTGACTTCAACAGCACGGTGGACGATCGCGGGCTGGCCCCCGTCACTTCGCAAATGAACCCGCCGGCGCGGGACTTCGCCTTCAGCTGGCCCGCGGTCTTCCCCGTTTCCCGGATCGACCACATCATGACCCGCTCGGCGACCGTGACCGGCGTTCGGACCCTGCCGGCCACCGGCAGCGACCACCTCCCGATCGCCGCCGGTATCAAACTTGCTTCCTGATCACTGAGCGCGCTTGTGGCCGGTCCGGGACGTGAGCGCGGTGTCCTTGCTGTCGTGCGAGCCGGTGCGGCGGTTCACCTGGCGGGCCCGGCAGCTGCACCGGCCAGGGCTGCAGTACACGGTGTTCACCAGCCGGCACGACGGCTTCGAGTCGCTGGAGGAAGAGCGTCTGTTGTTCGCGCTCGATTGCCAGTTGATGAAACCGTCTATGAGTCGGGCCACCCACTGCTTCGGGCTACCCCTGCGGCGAGCCTGCGCAGGGTGCGTGCGGAAGGCGATCCGGGATCCGCCGTCATCAGGACGACTTCCTGGTCGTCCTCGGGGACGAGCAGTACGTCGCAGTCCAACCGCAGTTTGCCCGCCGACGGGTGGTCGAGGGTCTTGGTGCGGTGCCCGGGAGCGTGAACCGGGCGGGTTTCCCAGATCTTCCGGAACTCCTCGCTGCCGGAGCGCAGATCGGTCAGCAGAGCGGCGAGCTGCGCGTCGTGCGGGTATCGGGTTGCGGCCCGGCGCAGCCGCGCCACCACAATGTGCCCGAATTCCTCTGCGCTGGAGCTCTCGTACATGCGCCCCTGACCGAGGAAGCGGCGTTGGGCCAGGTTCGTCGGCCCGCGTCCGAGGTCATCGCCCAGCAGAGCCTGCGCGAGGGGGTTCCAGGCGACGACGCCATAGGCCGCGTCGGTGACGATCGCGCCGGTCTCCGGCAGTCGCTGCAGCATCCGGGCCACCTGCGGGCGCACCCGCTGCACGGCGTTGGTGCCGGGCGGCGCGGATGATCCGGCCAGGTGGAACAGGTGGCTGCGTCCGGCCGCGGTGAGCCGCAGGGCCTGGGCCAGCGCGTCCAGGATCCGGGGCGACGGTCGGGGCCCGCGGGCCTGCTCGAGTCGTGTGTAGTAGTCGACCGACATGTGGGCCAGCTCTGCCACCTCTTCGCGTCGCAGACCCGGTATACGGCGAGGAGTACTCGTCGGCAGGCCGATCTCGTGCGGGCGCAGCCCCGCACGGCGTTCCCGCAGAAAGCGGGCCAGCTCCTCGCGCGCCATGCTGCCTCCTTGAGCTGCCTGGTACAGGTTGTCCCTGGCAGAACGGTCACGGCCAGGGAACCGTAGGCGTCATGAACGATCGCACAGCACTGGTCACCGGTGCCAACAAAGGTATTGGCAAGCACATCGCCGGCCAACTCGCCGCAGAGGGCTTCACTGTGTACGTGGGTTCCCGCGACGTCGGGCGCGGGCAGCGGGCCGTCGAGGAGATCGGCGGCGACGCCCGCCTGCTGGTCCTCGATGTCACGGACACCTACAGCATCACCAAGGCCGCGGCGCAGGTGGACCGCCTGGACGTCCTGGTCAACAACGCGGGCATCTCGGTCTCGCTCACCCCGCCGACCGAAGCCGATGTCGAGGAGTTCCGCCGCACGTACGAGACCAACGTGTTCGCGGTCGTCGAGGTCACGAATGCCTTCCTGCCTGCCCTGCGCCGATCAGCCCGCCCCCGCATCGTCAACATCTCAAGTGGCACCGGATCGGTGACCTGGAGCACGAACCCCAACCTTCAGTTCACCCCCGGAAACGGTGGCGCCGCCGCCTATCGATCGTCGAAGGCCGCTCTCAACGCCTTGACCGTCTTCTACGCCCAAACGCTGGCCGAGGAGGGCTTCAAGGTCAACGCGCTCGCCCCTGGCCTGCGAGCCACCGAGCTCAACCCCCTGGCGGCCGCTGCCGACGGGGACCCGGCCGACGCCGCCCGGGGAGCCGTCCGACTGACCCTCCTGCCGGACGAGGGCCCCACCGGTGGGTTCTTCTCCTGGGACGGAACACCCGTGCCGTGGTGAGCGCGCAGACGTCCGGGAGAGCTCAGCCGCCACCGGGTGCGTAGCCGACGCGTCGGACGCGGTCTTGCTGTGCTGCCACTCGATCTCCGCCACATGGCCGCTCACTGGTCACTGACCCACGCTCCCAGTGCCTCGGATCATGCGGTCTCACTCGACGATTCCTCCCAGGGCGCTGGGCCGACTCAACGGTGCACTGAATCGCCACCGTCGCCGAGGCGAACGCTCAGCTGGGAACCCAGCTCCTGGAAGCCCAGGGCATGCGCCACACGCCTGGACGAATGCGGCCGTGCTCTCCATTGCGGTAGCAGCCCGGCGTCCAGTACATGAGTCACCGCCGCAGACGCCACGACCCGCGCCAGTCCCCGGCCTCGACAGCCCGGCGCAACCAGCACGCTCAGGTGAGCGACCGACCGCGGCCAAGCTCGATAGCCGGCCGCGGCAGCAACATCGTCACCGTCGCGGAGAACGAACGCAGGGGAGGTGATGTCCTCCAGGCCGCTCTCGCCTGCGTCTTCTTCACCAGCACGAGTCAGGAGCGAGGCCAACTCACCGGCGCCGCACAGCACCTCCTCGACAGCGGCGCCTCCATGCGCAGGAAGGAAGTCCAACCGGTCGAGATAGAAGAGGGAGGCCGGCCCAAGTACGTCGAGGACGGGCAACACCGCACGCAAGCGATCCTCGTCTACGAGCTCCTCATGGGACAGCTTCCTTGAAGCCTCCGCCATCAGCTGGGCGGCGTGCACACTCGGCGCGGTGACGATGCCGGCACCTCCGAGGATCACGACCCCCGTCCACAGCGGCGGACACAGCCCCGAGCCGGGGGAGACCACAACGTTCGCCCCGCCCGAGAGGAACTCCACCGGCATCACCGCCAGCTCAGTCCATAGCTCGCGAGCCCGGCCGAGCAGCAGATCGTCAGTCATGGCCGTATCGTGCCGGGCGCCGCGCCCCTGGACAACTGATCGTGGCATCGTCGCAGGAAACCCGGCCCGGCGGGGCGCTGGTGCACATCTCGGACTTGAAGACGGAGTCCCGAGCCGTCGACGGTCTCCCCGTCGGGCAGGTTCTCGGAACGCCGGCCCAGCACCGAGGTCTTCGTCCGGTGGAAAGGCACCGCCGAACCAGGACCTGCGCCGACCGGGTGACTCCTTCCGCGAAGGCCAACTCATTTGAAAATGACACCGGACAGCGTCGGCCGACGACGAACTCGCCCGACTCCCACCGGCGATGGGGGAGAGAGCAGGTGACCCGGACCGGCCGGGCTACCTGCAGAACCCAAGTTTCAGCCTCAGCTCTCGCGCACCAGCGTGAACCGGTGAGTTCCCTGATCGAGGCCGGAGACGGTCACGTATCCGGCTTCAGGACGCACCCCGGATGTGGTCGTCCTGCCGTTCTTCCAAAGCGTCCGGCCGCCCGAGTGCACGGTGACACGGTGGCCGTCCGTGGGCAGCGCCACGGAACCGAGTGTGCCTCGCGGTGCCCGTACGGTCAGAGTGAACGTCGCGTCCTTGCGGGTCCACTCCACGCCCAACGGGCCCTGCGGGGTGGGTAGTTCACCCTGTGCCCAGTTCACCGATCCGGGGTGCGGACGTACGTCCCAGGTCGCGTACCCGGGCGATGTCGGCTTCGCGCCGAGCAGTTGGTGGGTGAGCGCCGGCAGGACCCCGGTTGACCAGCCGTGCGCCATGCTCGTGTAGGCGTCCTCGTACAGTGAGCCGTCCGGGCCGATCCCCTCCCACTGGGTGATGCCGGGGTCGTGGCTGTCCATCCACCCGTAGGTGCGTTTGATCTGGTCGATGGCCGAGTCGGCCAGGCCGGTCTCGAAGCGCGCCACGAGCTCCGGGTAGGTAGTGAAGGCGTACACGCGCTGGGAGGCACCTCCGAAGAGCGTGTCGTTGTCCATGAAGGCGTTGCCGTAACGGCGCTTTGTCGTCTTGTCGAGGTGGGCCAGTGCCGCGGCCGCCCGTTCGGAGTCGGCGACGCCGGACGTGATGGCGATGGCGTTGCCGTCCTGGGCGTGCCGGACCGCGCCGGTCGCGGAGTCCAGATAGGCCCCCGCGGACTCGTCCCACAGGTGGGTGTTGATCGCCTGAGCTACCTTCTTGGCCCGCTCCTGCCATCGTTGCGCGTCCCCGGCATGGCCCAGATGGACGGCGATGCGAGCCGCGTCACCCAAGGCCTGCACATAGTTGGCGTTGTAGTAGGTGACCCGGCCGGTGCGGCCGAGGAACGCGTAGTCGCCGTAGCCGGCCGTTCCGTTGAGACCCTTGCTCAGCAGCCCCGCATCGTCCGTCACGCTCGGGTACCAGGTGTCGAGCACCTTGACCAGCTGCGGGTAGTAGCGCGCGGCATAGTCCCGGTCCCCGGTGTAGAGCAGGTAATCCCAGCTGCACGTCACCCACCACAACGGGTAGTCGAACAGTGGGAGGGTGTAGTTGTTGATCGAGGCCGGCGGGATCCATCCGTCGTCCCGCTGGTGTTCGGCCAGGTCGGCCAGCACGTTGCGTGCAGCCACGGCCACTTCGTCGTGGGTGAGGTAGAGGGTGCGACCGGACACCGCGAGGTCGCCGACGTAGGGATCGCGGTCCCGTTTGGGGCCGTCGTGCAGGACCAGCTTGCCGTCCAGCGAGGCGCTGAAGGCGTTGCGGGGATCGACGTCGTCCTTGCGGAAGGTGTCGACGACCAGCTCGTTCGTGTAGGACGCGCCGTACCAGTAGCGGTTCAACTCCTCGTCGGAGCAGAGGAACCAGCCCCGGTAGGAGTCCGGTGTGCCGACGTATGCCGTGAAGTCGAGCGACACCGCGTCGACGGCCACAGTGCCCCAGGGCTGGGCGGCGGGTGCGTCGGACGGCAGTGCGTCCAGCGTGATCTTGAGGTAGCGGAAGCCGTGCAGTCCGTCGGCGTACACCTTGTCGCCGTCCGAGCCGTAGCCCTTCCTGTCCGTCCATGAGGCGCCGCCCGCCGGTACGGCGTACTGATCGGTGCCCTGTCCCGCGCCTCCCGCCTGGTCGGCGCGGGTGAAGTCGGAGCGGTCGGTGAGGTACTGCAGCGTCTCGGAGAAGGCGAGGCGCACCCCGGGGTGGTTGTCCGAGGCCCAGGCGAAGTCCACCTTCGGGTATCCGACGACGACCTTGCCGAAGTCGAGCGTCACACTGGGGGCCACCACCGGGTCCATGGCCTCCGGCCAGACCTCGTTGATACGGGTGAACACGCCCCGGCCGAGATCCTGGGCGGCGGTCACCGTGACCCGGACCCCGGTCGTGGAGACCGGAGTGTCGAAGCGGACGGCGCGCTGCACGGCACTGTTGCCGGTGACCGTGGCGACCGTCCTCCACGCCGAGTCCGCCCATACGGCGACCGTGAAAGCGGTCGGGACCCCGTCCGTGCTGGACACCACTGTCAGGCCCGACAGTTCCTGCTCCTCGGGCGTGGTGAGGGTCAGGCTGTCGGGGAAGTCGTGCTCCGTGTCGTCGTTCCAGAACGTGCTGAGGTCGCCATCGACGGCATTGCCGGCCTCGTACGTGCGCGGCCGGCCGTCGTTACCGTTGTTGCCCGCGTGCGTGGAGGACGCCTCGACGGTGGTTCCCTCCGGCCAGCGGGGTGCCGTGGGCGGCTGGACGCGGCGCAGGACAGTGACCTGGCCGCCGGGCGTCAGGAGGGCTTCGGGCCGCGTCACGTCACCGTCCGACCGGACGATCCGCACCGGCCGCACCGTCCGCCCGGACGGTCCCTGTACGTAACGGTGCCAGGACCCGGCCGCGGGCGGGCGCCCGGACACGGTGCGCTCAGCGGCCGCTGCCGGGCCGGCTGCCGCCAGTGGCAGCCCGGCGGCGACCAGCACCGCACCGCTGAACCCCACTTCGAGCACCGTGCGCCGATTCGGCCCCGATGCTGTCTTCACTTCATCCGTCATATTGGCGTGCCTCCCTCTGCGCGCGCCGCCCACGCGCGGGTGAATCGATGTGGATCAGGCGTCAACCAGAGCGTCGTTACAGGTCAGTTGGAGAATCGGTGCGTGCCGGAGCCGGCAGCGAAGACGGCACAGCCGTCCTCCATCCGGAGGAACTTCGATGTTCCATGGGTGACTTGGGCAGCCTCGGCGGCGGGGATCCACACCTCGGCGGTGGTGTTGGCGGGCACCGTGAGGGTGAGGCGGAATCCGTCGCCGTCCAGTGTCCAGCGGGTGGTGACAGGGCCGCGGACGGAGTCGTAGCGTCCCTCCGCCTCGGTCACCCCGCCGCCCGGGCGGGGCCGGACGAGGATCTTCCG is drawn from Streptomyces sp. NBC_01717 and contains these coding sequences:
- a CDS encoding alpha-L-rhamnosidase-related protein translates to MKTASGPNRRTVLEVGFSGAVLVAAGLPLAAAGPAAAAERTVSGRPPAAGSWHRYVQGPSGRTVRPVRIVRSDGDVTRPEALLTPGGQVTVLRRVQPPTAPRWPEGTTVEASSTHAGNNGNDGRPRTYEAGNAVDGDLSTFWNDDTEHDFPDSLTLTTPEEQELSGLTVVSSTDGVPTAFTVAVWADSAWRTVATVTGNSAVQRAVRFDTPVSTTGVRVTVTAAQDLGRGVFTRINEVWPEAMDPVVAPSVTLDFGKVVVGYPKVDFAWASDNHPGVRLAFSETLQYLTDRSDFTRADQAGGAGQGTDQYAVPAGGASWTDRKGYGSDGDKVYADGLHGFRYLKITLDALPSDAPAAQPWGTVAVDAVSLDFTAYVGTPDSYRGWFLCSDEELNRYWYGASYTNELVVDTFRKDDVDPRNAFSASLDGKLVLHDGPKRDRDPYVGDLAVSGRTLYLTHDEVAVAARNVLADLAEHQRDDGWIPPASINNYTLPLFDYPLWWVTCSWDYLLYTGDRDYAARYYPQLVKVLDTWYPSVTDDAGLLSKGLNGTAGYGDYAFLGRTGRVTYYNANYVQALGDAARIAVHLGHAGDAQRWQERAKKVAQAINTHLWDESAGAYLDSATGAVRHAQDGNAIAITSGVADSERAAAALAHLDKTTKRRYGNAFMDNDTLFGGASQRVYAFTTYPELVARFETGLADSAIDQIKRTYGWMDSHDPGITQWEGIGPDGSLYEDAYTSMAHGWSTGVLPALTHQLLGAKPTSPGYATWDVRPHPGSVNWAQGELPTPQGPLGVEWTRKDATFTLTVRAPRGTLGSVALPTDGHRVTVHSGGRTLWKNGRTTTSGVRPEAGYVTVSGLDQGTHRFTLVRES
- a CDS encoding SDR family oxidoreductase, translated to MNDRTALVTGANKGIGKHIAGQLAAEGFTVYVGSRDVGRGQRAVEEIGGDARLLVLDVTDTYSITKAAAQVDRLDVLVNNAGISVSLTPPTEADVEEFRRTYETNVFAVVEVTNAFLPALRRSARPRIVNISSGTGSVTWSTNPNLQFTPGNGGAAAYRSSKAALNALTVFYAQTLAEEGFKVNALAPGLRATELNPLAAAADGDPADAARGAVRLTLLPDEGPTGGFFSWDGTPVPW
- a CDS encoding GNAT family N-acetyltransferase → MTDDLLLGRARELWTELAVMPVEFLSGGANVVVSPGSGLCPPLWTGVVILGGAGIVTAPSVHAAQLMAEASRKLSHEELVDEDRLRAVLPVLDVLGPASLFYLDRLDFLPAHGGAAVEEVLCGAGELASLLTRAGEEDAGESGLEDITSPAFVLRDGDDVAAAAGYRAWPRSVAHLSVLVAPGCRGRGLARVVASAAVTHVLDAGLLPQWRARPHSSRRVAHALGFQELGSQLSVRLGDGGDSVHR
- a CDS encoding helix-turn-helix transcriptional regulator, translated to MAREELARFLRERRAGLRPHEIGLPTSTPRRIPGLRREEVAELAHMSVDYYTRLEQARGPRPSPRILDALAQALRLTAAGRSHLFHLAGSSAPPGTNAVQRVRPQVARMLQRLPETGAIVTDAAYGVVAWNPLAQALLGDDLGRGPTNLAQRRFLGQGRMYESSSAEEFGHIVVARLRRAATRYPHDAQLAALLTDLRSGSEEFRKIWETRPVHAPGHRTKTLDHPSAGKLRLDCDVLLVPEDDQEVVLMTADPGSPSARTLRRLAAGVARSSGWPDS